A genomic region of [Eubacterium] eligens ATCC 27750 contains the following coding sequences:
- a CDS encoding type II toxin-antitoxin system RelE/ParE family toxin: MGFIKKTQKTPKEEIQIAKDRRKDFIERVMRDENI, from the coding sequence ATGGGTTTTATTAAAAAGACACAGAAAACTCCAAAAGAAGAGATACAGATTGCAAAGGATAGACGAAAGGATTTCATAGAAAGGGTGATGAGGGATGAGAACATTTGA
- a CDS encoding helix-turn-helix domain-containing protein, translated as MRTFDDMLSKQLQDEEFKKEYDAIQPEMDVIRAIVDARTSQNMTQKELAERTGINQADISKLENGTRNPSVNLLKRLADAEMVLVRGSKDNVKPTQND; from the coding sequence ATGAGAACATTTGATGATATGCTTTCTAAGCAATTACAGGACGAAGAATTTAAAAAAGAATATGATGCAATTCAGCCAGAGATGGACGTTATAAGGGCTATTGTAGATGCTCGTACTTCTCAGAACATGACACAGAAGGAACTGGCTGAACGCACTGGTATTAATCAGGCAGATATCAGCAAGCTTGAGAATGGAACACGGAACCCTTCTGTTAATTTGCTTAAAAGGTTAGCGGATGCGGAAATGGTGCTGGTCAGAGGCTCTAAGGATAATGTGAAGCCGACACAAAATGATTAG
- a CDS encoding PBECR4 domain-containing protein produces the protein MIPNANGGLHVGLCIEPTVSYSSEEKAKMLINVFWDFLEDIYFLWRENLNIIKDIIVDYEKLIKTSVKIPLNNGDSIKFTFNPQDLPHLLGLQHLVDNPILFEYSEKRLSATELYNRMCSDGDDSIDTDEFENSAYFDELYKGRIQYFSSELILDIIRAKQIVKFDYSKVKNFSTKLDKIEYMFWKKYKDKNNNYGYFGVGFMASGKDTDVNYPNTFFFRLGDDYIKNQEEVLPYSFMKKDKNGKKFFEIYWKQIWKVLEKNKHYKKLKNGYIMEDGSIDENSIKNCVNADILKHYELLQLDALDKIYLPYMKEEFRWTNDEKRYILKKIKISDRDLLPNEIKQLLNEYKQSCRMMI, from the coding sequence GTGATACCAAATGCAAATGGAGGTCTTCATGTTGGTTTATGCATTGAGCCAACAGTATCTTACTCTTCGGAGGAAAAGGCGAAAATGCTTATAAATGTCTTCTGGGATTTCCTGGAAGACATTTATTTTTTATGGAGGGAAAATTTGAATATTATTAAAGATATTATTGTGGATTACGAAAAACTAATAAAGACAAGTGTTAAGATACCATTAAACAATGGAGATAGTATTAAGTTTACATTTAATCCACAGGATTTACCTCATTTATTAGGTTTGCAGCATTTGGTTGATAATCCTATATTGTTTGAGTACAGTGAAAAACGCTTAAGTGCAACTGAACTATACAATAGAATGTGTAGTGACGGGGATGATTCAATTGATACCGATGAATTTGAAAATAGTGCGTATTTTGATGAGTTATATAAGGGCAGAATACAGTATTTTAGCAGTGAATTAATATTAGATATAATTCGTGCAAAGCAAATTGTAAAATTTGATTATTCAAAAGTTAAAAACTTTTCAACAAAGCTGGATAAGATAGAGTATATGTTTTGGAAAAAATATAAGGATAAAAATAATAATTATGGGTATTTTGGTGTTGGATTTATGGCATCAGGAAAAGATACAGATGTGAATTATCCTAATACTTTTTTCTTTCGATTAGGTGATGATTATATAAAAAATCAAGAAGAAGTTTTACCATATTCATTTATGAAGAAAGATAAGAATGGAAAGAAATTTTTTGAGATATACTGGAAACAGATATGGAAGGTGTTAGAGAAAAATAAGCATTATAAAAAATTGAAAAATGGATATATAATGGAAGATGGTTCAATTGACGAAAATAGTATAAAGAATTGTGTAAATGCGGATATTTTAAAACATTATGAACTTTTGCAATTAGATGCACTGGACAAGATCTATTTGCCATATATGAAAGAAGAATTTCGTTGGACAAATGATGAAAAACGTTATATTTTGAAGAAAATAAAAATTTCTGACAGGGATTTACTGCCCAATGAAATAAAGCAGTTGTTGAATGAGTATAAACAGAGTTGCAGGATGATGATATGA
- a CDS encoding helix-turn-helix domain-containing protein — protein sequence MKIREFCKMKKITQEKLAEDLNVDVRTIRRWESSTPSTRIILKLANYFEVFPYNLLEENEKMPEFPIGQSGSIDFAFIKKEILASINILSSQNVIHDIYRHTFIKYNDNMLEDLLNISLEITNIYSRLVFLLKSKEWLNQLHYRINYSCFDYELQLKLLANDLFYPNEGLFNNSEINNLAEKVCNTCNKYKFNPLYSIYLPSDIERFLIDAFLSYKSDTTSQLHQTIVCEHILLQLLNYTGDEVHNYYVA from the coding sequence ATGAAAATAAGAGAATTCTGTAAAATGAAAAAAATCACGCAAGAAAAATTAGCCGAAGACCTAAACGTTGATGTAAGAACAATCCGCCGTTGGGAAAGCTCCACTCCCTCTACGAGAATTATTCTTAAATTAGCCAACTATTTCGAGGTCTTTCCTTACAATTTACTTGAGGAAAATGAAAAAATGCCTGAATTTCCAATTGGTCAATCAGGTTCTATAGATTTTGCATTTATAAAAAAGGAGATTTTAGCATCAATTAATATATTGTCTTCACAAAATGTTATTCACGACATTTATAGACATACTTTTATTAAGTATAATGACAACATGCTTGAGGATCTTCTAAATATATCTTTGGAAATTACTAATATTTATTCCAGATTGGTCTTTCTTCTTAAGTCTAAAGAATGGCTTAATCAGTTACATTATAGAATTAATTATTCATGCTTTGATTATGAATTACAATTGAAGTTATTGGCTAATGATTTATTTTACCCTAATGAAGGATTGTTTAACAACTCAGAAATAAATAACCTGGCAGAAAAAGTGTGCAATACATGCAACAAATACAAATTCAATCCATTATATAGCATTTACCTGCCCTCTGATATTGAAAGATTTCTTATAGATGCCTTTCTTTCATACAAATCTGATACGACATCTCAGTTACATCAGACAATTGTATGTGAACATATTTTACTCCAATTATTAAACTACACAGGAGATGAAGTCCACAATTATTATGTGGCTTAG
- a CDS encoding low molecular weight protein-tyrosine-phosphatase: MIKVLFICHGNICRSTMAESVMTYLVEKEGLADKFYINSAATSREEIGNGVHHGTVAKLKKEGIPVIPHRAVQMTLNDYEEYDYLIGMDTENIRNMQRISDGDPDEKIYKLLTFAGSGLDVADPWYTGDFEATYRDVLAGCKGLLECLKEEL; encoded by the coding sequence ATGATAAAAGTACTATTCATCTGCCACGGCAACATCTGCCGAAGCACTATGGCAGAAAGCGTTATGACATATTTAGTTGAGAAAGAGGGACTTGCTGATAAGTTCTATATTAATTCAGCGGCGACAAGCCGCGAGGAAATTGGTAATGGAGTGCATCATGGCACTGTTGCCAAGTTGAAGAAAGAAGGGATTCCGGTGATTCCCCACAGGGCAGTGCAGATGACTCTGAATGATTATGAGGAATATGATTACCTTATTGGAATGGATACTGAGAATATCCGCAATATGCAGAGGATATCGGACGGAGATCCGGATGAGAAGATATATAAGCTGCTTACTTTTGCGGGGAGTGGGCTTGATGTGGCAGACCCATGGTATACGGGAGATTTTGAGGCAACCTACAGGGACGTTCTGGCAGGTTGCAAAGGGTTGCTTGAATGCCTTAAGGAAGAATTGTAG
- a CDS encoding GNAT family N-acetyltransferase: MNIRVLDKNDKAALEQLIFTIENALPVPEWWIPIDDIERSHFFDADWTCFLGAFNDDNELVAASALFFNEHEFAEEAEKLGLDIRSTNVAEVGRCMVHPDFRGHNLMCELNKRLCSIARNRGIDTILAVAHPDNVASNSSFRRLGAELKATATVFGSYQRNMYILPW; the protein is encoded by the coding sequence ATGAATATCCGTGTATTAGATAAAAATGATAAGGCTGCTCTCGAACAGCTTATATTTACTATAGAAAATGCTCTCCCTGTTCCGGAATGGTGGATTCCTATTGATGATATTGAACGCTCGCATTTCTTTGATGCTGACTGGACATGCTTCTTAGGTGCATTTAATGACGATAATGAACTTGTTGCCGCCAGCGCCCTTTTCTTTAATGAGCATGAATTTGCCGAGGAAGCTGAAAAGCTCGGTCTCGACATTCGTTCTACAAATGTAGCTGAAGTCGGACGATGCATGGTTCACCCTGACTTCCGCGGTCACAACCTTATGTGTGAGCTTAACAAGCGCCTCTGTTCAATTGCCCGCAACCGCGGCATCGACACAATCCTCGCCGTAGCCCACCCTGACAACGTCGCCAGCAATTCGTCTTTCCGCCGTCTCGGCGCAGAGCTTAAGGCAACTGCCACTGTATTCGGTTCTTACCAGAGGAATATGTATATTCTGCCGTGGTAG
- the mreB gene encoding rod shape-determining protein — protein sequence MLSTDIGIDLGTASILVYIRGKGVVLKEPSVVAFDRDTNKIKAIGEEARLMLGRTPGNIVAVRPLRQGVISDYTVTEKMLKYFIQKAIGKRMLKKPRISVCVPSGVTEVEKKAVEDATLQAGAREVAIIEEPIAAAIGAGIDISRPCGNMIVDIGGGTTDIAVISLGGTVVSTSIKIAGDDFDEAIVRYMRKKHNLLIGERTAEDIKIKVGSAYPKAEVTTMNVRGRNLVTGLPKTVEVSSEETEEALREATSQIVEAVHSVLEKTPPELASDIADRGIVLTGGGSLLSGLEDLIEAKTGINTMTAEDPMTCVAIGTGKFIEFLAGYRDEVK from the coding sequence ATGTTATCAACAGATATTGGTATAGATTTAGGTACTGCAAGTATTCTTGTGTACATCAGAGGCAAAGGAGTTGTTCTTAAAGAGCCTTCAGTTGTTGCATTTGACAGGGATACTAATAAGATTAAGGCTATCGGTGAGGAAGCAAGACTGATGCTTGGTAGAACACCAGGTAACATCGTTGCTGTAAGACCTCTTCGTCAGGGTGTTATCTCTGATTACACTGTAACTGAGAAGATGCTTAAGTACTTTATCCAGAAGGCTATCGGCAAGAGAATGCTTAAGAAGCCTAGAATCAGTGTATGCGTACCTTCAGGTGTTACTGAGGTTGAGAAGAAGGCGGTTGAGGATGCTACTCTTCAGGCAGGTGCAAGAGAGGTTGCTATTATTGAAGAGCCTATCGCAGCAGCTATCGGTGCAGGTATTGATATTTCAAGACCATGTGGTAATATGATTGTTGATATCGGTGGTGGTACAACTGATATCGCTGTTATCTCTTTAGGAGGAACTGTTGTAAGTACTTCTATTAAGATTGCCGGTGATGATTTTGATGAAGCTATCGTAAGATACATGAGAAAGAAGCATAATCTTCTTATCGGTGAAAGAACCGCAGAAGATATTAAGATAAAGGTTGGTTCTGCTTATCCTAAGGCAGAAGTCACAACTATGAATGTACGAGGAAGAAACCTTGTAACAGGTCTTCCTAAGACTGTAGAGGTAAGCTCAGAGGAGACAGAGGAAGCTTTAAGAGAGGCAACTTCACAGATTGTTGAAGCTGTTCACAGCGTTCTTGAGAAGACTCCACCAGAACTTGCATCTGATATTGCAGACAGAGGAATCGTCCTTACAGGAGGCGGAAGTCTTCTTTCAGGACTTGAGGATTTAATTGAAGCCAAGACAGGAATTAATACTATGACAGCCGAAGATCCAATGACATGTGTTGCTATTGGTACAGGTAAGTTTATTGAGTTCCTTGCAGGCTACAGAGACGAAGTTAAGTAA
- the flgF gene encoding flagellar basal-body rod protein FlgF: protein MVKGLYTAYSGLTVQQKRLDVVSNNLANATTTGYKKEGLTTQSFKDVYGIKVKDETVGYINQNIGTLNLGAKVGESFRSWDQGSFQNTGNTFDFALSGSGLFSISFTNKAGETSTLYTRDGSFQMNREGYLVTKDGDFVLGENGPIQLPTDFESLTVEESGEIYADGQYVDRLALVDFEDYDYVEAYGENLYKAVDGATQTEATAKVNQGYLEASNINVVTEMVDMISIARDFESNQKIMNTIDEMLGKMVSISEI from the coding sequence ATGGTAAAAGGGCTTTATACAGCGTACTCTGGCTTGACAGTTCAGCAGAAGAGACTGGATGTAGTGTCTAATAATCTGGCTAATGCAACTACCACAGGTTATAAGAAAGAAGGCCTTACGACACAGTCGTTTAAAGATGTTTATGGCATCAAAGTTAAAGATGAAACTGTGGGCTATATTAATCAGAATATCGGAACTCTGAATCTTGGAGCGAAAGTAGGAGAATCCTTCAGAAGCTGGGATCAGGGTTCTTTCCAGAATACTGGCAATACATTTGACTTTGCGCTTAGTGGAAGTGGATTGTTTTCGATTTCATTCACTAACAAAGCTGGAGAAACTTCAACGCTTTATACCAGGGACGGATCTTTCCAGATGAACCGTGAAGGTTATCTGGTAACCAAGGATGGTGATTTTGTATTGGGCGAGAATGGTCCGATACAGTTACCTACAGACTTTGAGAGCCTTACTGTAGAAGAGAGTGGCGAAATATATGCTGACGGACAGTATGTTGACAGGCTTGCGCTTGTAGATTTTGAGGATTACGATTATGTTGAAGCGTATGGAGAGAATCTTTACAAGGCAGTTGATGGCGCAACACAGACAGAAGCTACAGCAAAGGTTAATCAGGGATATTTGGAGGCTTCCAATATTAATGTGGTAACAGAGATGGTAGATATGATATCTATCGCAAGAGATTTTGAAAGTAATCAGAAGATTATGAATACTATCGATGAGATGTTAGGAAAGATGGTATCTATTTCTGAAATTTAG
- a CDS encoding flagellar hook-basal body protein — MMRSLWTAASGMMSQQTSVDTIANNLANVNTIGYKQEQTQFKSLLYQNLQAKTTSANGDDKPVGAQVGLGSRVSAVTSIYTQGALNATDSLTDFAIDGNGFFAVRDTNTGDTVYTRNGHFTWATATEGVMLSTSEGYPVLSADGAEIVLGQDANGEDYKTNLITIDTDGNLLYPDESNNPAPIGIKIGLYQFSNPAGLDKLGSSYLGETEASGVPLNEDYDEVGKKSSLRQSYLEASNVQVATEMVNLITAQRAYELCSKAITTSDTMMEQANNLKR; from the coding sequence ATGATGAGATCATTGTGGACTGCTGCATCAGGAATGATGAGCCAGCAGACAAGCGTAGATACTATTGCCAATAATCTGGCAAATGTTAATACAATCGGATATAAGCAGGAGCAGACTCAGTTTAAGTCTCTGCTTTATCAGAATCTTCAGGCAAAGACTACTTCAGCTAACGGAGATGATAAGCCTGTTGGAGCACAGGTAGGACTTGGCTCAAGAGTTTCAGCAGTAACATCAATATATACACAGGGTGCTCTTAATGCAACTGACAGTTTAACTGATTTTGCTATTGATGGAAATGGTTTTTTTGCAGTGAGGGATACTAACACAGGTGATACTGTTTATACAAGAAATGGACATTTTACATGGGCAACAGCTACAGAAGGCGTAATGCTCAGTACTTCTGAAGGATATCCTGTGCTCAGCGCAGATGGCGCAGAGATTGTTCTTGGGCAGGATGCTAATGGGGAAGATTATAAGACGAATCTTATAACTATTGATACGGATGGCAATCTTTTATATCCTGATGAGTCTAACAATCCGGCACCTATTGGAATTAAGATTGGTCTATATCAGTTTTCTAACCCGGCAGGACTTGATAAGCTTGGAAGCAGCTATCTTGGCGAGACAGAAGCTTCAGGTGTTCCGCTTAATGAGGATTATGATGAAGTTGGGAAGAAGAGTTCCTTAAGACAATCATATCTTGAGGCATCTAATGTTCAGGTTGCAACTGAGATGGTTAATCTTATTACAGCACAGAGAGCATATGAGTTATGCTCTAAAGCTATAACAACATCTGATACAATGATGGAGCAGGCTAATAACCTTAAGAGATAA
- a CDS encoding ComF family protein, whose protein sequence is MDYKKVLMEAVNAVLPPACPMCGKPAPFAGGSRVDICPDCMRKVSYVSEPVCLKCGKPVENDEVEYCSDCSRKEHVYDQACAVYEYSKCIKDSIYRFKYHNKREYAGIYAKQIADKCGSMIHAWAPDALIPVPIHSSRLKERGFNQAELIAGELEQLIGIPMDCEALVRVVKTVPMKELDNAHRVKNLQNAFQAGEKVVRYSKVLIVDDIYTTGATFDACAAVLKHAGVQEVYGVSLCIGDGF, encoded by the coding sequence ATGGATTATAAGAAGGTATTAATGGAGGCAGTTAATGCGGTACTTCCGCCAGCGTGTCCTATGTGTGGAAAGCCGGCACCTTTTGCTGGGGGCAGCAGGGTTGATATATGCCCGGACTGTATGCGCAAGGTGAGCTATGTCAGTGAGCCGGTCTGTCTTAAATGTGGCAAACCGGTTGAAAATGATGAAGTGGAATATTGCAGTGATTGCAGCAGGAAAGAACATGTTTATGACCAGGCATGCGCTGTGTATGAATATTCTAAGTGCATCAAGGATTCAATATACAGATTCAAGTATCACAATAAAAGGGAATATGCAGGTATCTATGCAAAACAGATTGCAGACAAGTGTGGCAGCATGATTCATGCCTGGGCGCCAGATGCACTGATTCCTGTGCCTATTCACAGTTCAAGACTTAAGGAAAGAGGGTTTAACCAGGCAGAGCTGATTGCAGGAGAATTGGAACAGCTTATTGGTATCCCTATGGATTGTGAAGCTCTTGTGAGAGTTGTTAAAACAGTTCCTATGAAAGAACTGGATAATGCACATAGGGTTAAAAATCTGCAAAATGCTTTTCAAGCAGGAGAAAAAGTTGTAAGATATAGTAAAGTTTTAATTGTGGACGATATATATACAACAGGAGCAACATTTGATGCATGTGCTGCAGTACTCAAGCATGCTGGCGTTCAGGAAGTGTATGGGGTAAGTTTGTGCATTGGCGACGGATTCTAG
- a CDS encoding flagellar protein, giving the protein MEVRNCKNCGRLYNYIGGAYRLCPDCMKKLEEKFQEVKQYIEDNPRSDMRDISENCDVSTRQIEQWIREERLSFSDDSPIGIACEVCGATIKTGRYCERCKYDMANRLGSMYGSATSAVGNVDKERARREKARMRFLDK; this is encoded by the coding sequence ATGGAAGTTAGAAATTGTAAGAATTGTGGAAGATTATATAATTATATCGGGGGCGCATACAGACTCTGCCCTGACTGTATGAAGAAACTTGAAGAAAAGTTTCAGGAGGTTAAGCAATATATAGAAGATAATCCAAGATCTGATATGAGAGATATATCAGAGAACTGTGATGTAAGTACAAGACAGATTGAGCAGTGGATAAGAGAAGAAAGACTGTCGTTCAGTGATGATTCACCTATTGGCATTGCATGCGAAGTATGCGGAGCTACCATAAAAACAGGAAGATACTGTGAAAGATGCAAGTATGACATGGCTAACAGGCTTGGCAGCATGTATGGAAGTGCTACATCGGCCGTAGGCAATGTTGACAAGGAAAGAGCGAGAAGAGAAAAGGCAAGAATGAGATTCCTTGATAAGTAA
- the flgM gene encoding flagellar biosynthesis anti-sigma factor FlgM codes for MRIDAYNAVNQIYQTSQISKAKATAKTSSASDKFEISDTARTYQTARTAVSAASDVREDKIADIKARMAAGTYNISSEAVADKILNNISTLTF; via the coding sequence ATGCGTATAGATGCTTATAATGCTGTTAATCAGATATATCAGACCAGCCAGATTTCTAAAGCTAAGGCTACAGCAAAGACATCATCGGCTAGTGATAAGTTTGAAATTTCTGACACAGCCAGGACATATCAGACAGCCAGAACAGCAGTGAGCGCGGCTTCCGATGTTCGGGAAGATAAGATTGCCGATATCAAGGCACGCATGGCAGCAGGAACATATAATATCAGTTCAGAAGCTGTTGCAGATAAGATTTTGAACAACATTTCTACATTAACATTTTAG
- a CDS encoding flagellar protein FlgN translates to MASLIDSLINIMDDENRQYTALLDLSNNKTAAIVNGNVEQLQEIFGKEQKLIDVITRLETEREACVTDICKILHLSPSEVKVREIVRLLEKKPKEHDALEQSYLNLKNTVKQLTEVNDNNKQLLKQSMDMIEFEINLARNASMAPQTANYGKGAYEENSGLGGGSFDAKQ, encoded by the coding sequence ATGGCAAGTTTGATTGATTCTTTGATTAATATAATGGATGATGAAAACAGACAGTATACAGCACTGCTGGACTTGTCTAATAATAAGACTGCTGCTATTGTTAATGGCAATGTTGAGCAGCTTCAGGAAATATTTGGGAAAGAGCAGAAGCTGATTGATGTAATCACAAGACTTGAGACGGAACGAGAGGCGTGTGTTACAGACATATGTAAGATTTTGCATCTGTCACCTTCAGAGGTTAAAGTCAGAGAGATTGTAAGACTTTTGGAGAAGAAGCCTAAAGAACATGATGCACTTGAACAGTCGTATCTTAATCTTAAGAATACTGTTAAACAGCTGACAGAAGTTAATGATAATAATAAGCAGCTTCTTAAGCAGTCTATGGATATGATAGAATTCGAGATTAATCTGGCCAGGAATGCAAGCATGGCACCACAGACAGCTAACTATGGAAAGGGAGCTTATGAGGAGAACAGCGGCTTAGGCGGTGGCAGTTTTGATGCAAAGCAGTAA